Below is a window of Hydrogenimonas sp. SS33 DNA.
AATGGGATTGTGTTGAAGGGAGTGCAGGCCGAAATGGGATGTGTCAAAGTGGATTTTGCCGTTGTTTTACGGAAAAATCGTTATACTTTTCCAAAAAAGAGTCCGAGATGTCCAAAGAGAAAGCGAAGAAGTTCGAAGAGGCGGTGACGACGATACTGGAGCTGGTGGGGGAAGATCCCGGACGCGAGGGGTTGGTGAAGACGCCCCACCGGGTCTACAAGGCTTTCATGCATATGACCGAAGGGTACCGGATGGACCCGAAGAAGGTGTTGAACGACGCCCTTTTTGAAAGCAGCAACGACGAGATGGTTTTGGTGCGGGACATCGAGTTCTACTCCATGTGCGAGCACCATCTGCTCCCCATCATCGGGCGGGCGCATGTGGCCTACATTCCCGACGGAAGGGTCGTGGGGCTGAGCAAGATCCCCCGTATGGTGAACATCTTCGCCCGCCGGCTGCAGATACAGGAACAGATGACGGAGCAGATCGCCGACGCCATCGTCGAGACCATCAGGCCCAAAGGGGTGGCGGTGGTGCTGGAGGCGCGCCACATGTGCATGGAGATGCGGGGGGTGGAGAAGATCAATTCCACCACCGTCTCTTCGGCCCTGCGGGGGCTTTTCAAAAAGGATGCCAAGACCCGCGAGGAGTTCATAAGCATGGTCAACGCTCCCCTGCAGCCCCGCTATTAGAAAGGGGCGGGTTTGCCGTTAAAATCGCTGCGCGAACGTATCCGCCAGACCTCCCTCTCCCCCGCCTACGGCACCATCCGCGCCATCAACGGCAACGCCATCGTCGCGTCGGGGCTGAAGGTGAGCATCGGCCAGAGTGTGACGATCCTCTCCACCGACGGAAAACGGCTGGGGATGGTGACGGCGCTGGAAGGCGACAGCTTCACCATCACCCCCTTCGGCTTTCTGGAGGGGATGCAGGTGGGCGACAGGGTGCAGCTCAACGAGCGGGGGCTCGATATTCCCGTGGGCGAGGGGCTGCTGGGGCGGGTCGTGGACCCTTTCATGAACCCGATCGACGGTAAGGGACCCATTCACCTGGAGCATTTCGAGCCTATCATGAAGGCGCCGATGGATGTGATGAAGCGGGGGCTCATCGACGAGCCTTTCAGCGTCGGGGTCAAGAGCATCGACGGGCTGCTCACCAGCGGAAAGGGGCAGAAGATGGGGATCTTCGCCGGCAGCGGTGTGGGCAAATCGACCCTGATGGGGATGATCGTCAAAGGGAGTGTCGCCAGCGTGAAGGTGGTGGCGCTCATCGGCGAGCGGGGGCGGGAGGTCCCCGAATTCATCGCCAAGAACCTGGGCAACGACCTGAGCGACACGGTCATCGTCGTCGCCACCAGCGACGACAGCGCCCTGATGCGTAAATACGGAGCCTTCAGCGCCATGAGTGTGGCGGAGTATTTCAAGCGCAAAGGGCACGACGTCCTTTTTATGATGGACTCGGTGACCCGTTTCGCCATGGCCCAGCGGGAGATCGGCCTGGCGCTGGGGGAGCCGCCCACTTCCAAGGGGTACCCCCCCTCCTCGCTGACCCTGCTGCCCCAATTGATGGAGCGGGCCGGCAAAGAGGAGGGGCAGGGCTCCATCACCGCCTACTTCACGGTGCTGGTGGAGGGGGACGACCTGAGCGACCCCATCGCCGACCAGAGCCGGAGCATTCTCGACGGCCATATCGTCTTGAGCAGGGAGATGACCGACAGGGGGATCTACCCGCCGGTGGATGTACTCTCCTCCGCTTCTCGGGTCATCGGTGACGTGACGGACCCTGAGCATCTGGAGGCGGCGAGGAAGTTCCGGCGCCTGCTGGCGCTGCTGAGGGAGAACGAGATGCTGGTGCGTATCGGCGCCTACCAGCGGGGGACCGACCCTGCCCTGGACGAGGCGCTGGCGAAAAAGGAGGTGATGGAGGCTTTTTTGAAACAGTCTGCCGACGAAGCGGTCCCTTTCGAGGAGACGGTGGCGATGTTGAAAAGCGTGGTGGAGTAGGAGTTATTCGACAAATTTTTCGTAGGATTCGGGAATCCGTATTTTGTGCTTTTTCAGGTAGTTTTCGTTGATGATGATGTTGGGGCGCCCTTTTTGCCAGAAAAAGGAGCCTGCGGTGATGTTTTTGTGGCGGATAAAGTCGCGGTAGGAGAGGGTTATGACCGTTTTGTTCTCTTCCGAAGAGAGGGAGGGATCTTCATGCAGCAGGTGATCCGTATTGCAGGTAATGATGACATCCGCCTTTTTCAGGTCGGAGACGGGCCGTCCCAGTCTGTCGGCTTCGAAATCGATGGAACGGCATTCTTTGTCGACGTATATCTCCGGAAGATGCCGCGGATGGGCGAGAAGGTGAATAAGCCGCTGCATAATAGCGGTTTTCAGCGCCCTTACATCGTTGCCCATGAGACACGTAACAGTGAAAAGAAGAAGAAATATCCTTCGTTTCAAAACTGGTACTCCAATCCTATCCAGAGACGCCGGTCGAAGGCGTCGACATTGTTGAGTGTGGTGACGATGGGCGGATAGAGGCCCGGTATCGGTGTCGGATCGAATGCGGTGTAATGGTTCTGCAGCGCCTCGCCGAGAATATTGTTGGCTTTTGCGATCAGGGTCAGGTCTCTGGAGAGATGCCATGTGGCCGCCAGGTTCCAGTCCCAGCCCGGATCATACCCGGGGAAATAGCGGTAGACGATTTCGTTGAAGAGGCTCCATTCTCCATTGTCGTAGCTGTGGGAGAGTTGTGCCCCGTAGCCGGTTGAACGGGTATCGCTGTTCCTGTCGTCGGCGTGGATGAGCCATCCGTCGAGGACGATGCGGTGTTCCGGGGTGCACTGCTCTTTCCAGTCCGCCCAGGCGGTGTAGTAATAGATGGGGTCGGGCAGGTTGGCATAGTAGGGCTTCAGGGGCCGGGCGTGGTCGGTGGGATCAAACTTGACATCGTAATAGATGTGATTTTTGTCTTTCGTGGCGGCCAGAAGCAGAGAGAGGGTCCGCCGCTTCTCTTTGTAGATGAGCTGGGTGGATGCGGCCGAAGCTTCGGTACTGTCGAGCTTCTTTTTGATGCCGAAAATGTGGTAATTGCGAAAGAGAACATCCAGTGTGGGGGTGAAATCTCCGCTCATCAGGAAGTTTTTGGAAGTCCATTTTCCCGTACTGTAGGTATAGCCGATGCGGTAGAAGAGCTGGGTACGGTCGTTGACATCGTCGGATTCGTTGTAGCGTTCCCCTTTGACGGAGAAGAGAAAAATATTGCTGGGATCGGGTTGATAGCTCGTTTCGTTGAAGAGGGAGTAGATGATCTCCGTCGAAGACCAGAGGTTGTGGTTTTCCACATCCCCTGCACTGACCAGGGGGAACTTGAAGCGTTTGTGGCGAAACTGAAGGCCGGTATCGCTTTCCCAGTGCGCTCCCTTCAATTTTTTTCTGATCTGTGTATCCAGAAGGTAGTCGTTGAAGCGCATTCGCATGCGATCATACACGACCGCCGCGGGGTATGCTCCCTTTGGATTGGGCATGATTCCCAGCCCCGACCGGGAGGCGTCGTGGAAATCGGTT
It encodes the following:
- the fliI gene encoding flagellar protein export ATPase FliI; translation: MPLKSLRERIRQTSLSPAYGTIRAINGNAIVASGLKVSIGQSVTILSTDGKRLGMVTALEGDSFTITPFGFLEGMQVGDRVQLNERGLDIPVGEGLLGRVVDPFMNPIDGKGPIHLEHFEPIMKAPMDVMKRGLIDEPFSVGVKSIDGLLTSGKGQKMGIFAGSGVGKSTLMGMIVKGSVASVKVVALIGERGREVPEFIAKNLGNDLSDTVIVVATSDDSALMRKYGAFSAMSVAEYFKRKGHDVLFMMDSVTRFAMAQREIGLALGEPPTSKGYPPSSLTLLPQLMERAGKEEGQGSITAYFTVLVEGDDLSDPIADQSRSILDGHIVLSREMTDRGIYPPVDVLSSASRVIGDVTDPEHLEAARKFRRLLALLRENEMLVRIGAYQRGTDPALDEALAKKEVMEAFLKQSADEAVPFEETVAMLKSVVE
- the folE gene encoding GTP cyclohydrolase I FolE; the encoded protein is MSKEKAKKFEEAVTTILELVGEDPGREGLVKTPHRVYKAFMHMTEGYRMDPKKVLNDALFESSNDEMVLVRDIEFYSMCEHHLLPIIGRAHVAYIPDGRVVGLSKIPRMVNIFARRLQIQEQMTEQIADAIVETIRPKGVAVVLEARHMCMEMRGVEKINSTTVSSALRGLFKKDAKTREEFISMVNAPLQPRY